From Streptomyces sp. TLI_235, a single genomic window includes:
- a CDS encoding lanthionine synthetase-like protein: MTPRGEGAWVRQLPPDTARRALGAARLIARRAADPTLVEDAVGLAAGQTRFPEAVHWDPVSLAQGNTGQALLCAQLHSCFPGEGWDRAGHAHLSRSVAAVERRGGAPAGVFGGLSGVAFAAELLRDGRHYRNLRGVLDGRIAVACLARAALLPGRGGVPVSAFDLISGLSGIAAYLLPPGTDRPPHPALPHVLRALVGLALADGAPPAWYTPAPLLHDEEQARSYPLGNLNCGLAHGIPGPLALMALASGQGVEVDGLTPAVRVLARWLLSHREDDEAGPNWPAVVPLVHGEPGLTEGRAGRPTRNAWCYGSPGIARALWLAGRALDDEELRRTAVETMEAVYRRPVHERLIESPTLCHGIAGLLQVTLRFARDTGSPVFTEAAADLAEQILARVDPERPMGIAAVEPGGNLVDQPGFLDGASGVALVLLAAATHREPVWDRVLALS; the protein is encoded by the coding sequence ATGACGCCGCGGGGCGAAGGCGCGTGGGTGCGTCAGCTCCCACCCGACACCGCACGGCGGGCGCTCGGGGCGGCCCGTCTGATCGCCCGTCGGGCGGCCGATCCCACGCTGGTCGAGGACGCGGTCGGGCTGGCGGCCGGGCAGACGAGGTTCCCCGAGGCGGTGCACTGGGATCCGGTGTCACTGGCGCAGGGGAACACCGGTCAGGCCCTGCTCTGCGCCCAGCTGCACAGCTGCTTCCCCGGTGAGGGCTGGGACCGGGCCGGACATGCGCACCTGTCGCGGTCGGTGGCGGCCGTCGAGCGGCGTGGGGGCGCCCCGGCGGGTGTGTTCGGCGGCCTGAGCGGTGTCGCGTTCGCCGCGGAACTCCTCAGGGACGGACGGCACTACCGGAACCTGCGCGGTGTGCTCGACGGTCGGATCGCCGTGGCCTGCCTCGCCCGGGCAGCCTTGCTGCCCGGGCGAGGCGGGGTGCCGGTGTCGGCCTTCGACCTCATCTCGGGGCTCAGCGGCATCGCGGCCTACCTGCTCCCGCCCGGCACCGATCGGCCCCCGCACCCGGCGCTGCCGCACGTGCTGCGCGCGCTGGTCGGCCTGGCGCTGGCCGACGGAGCGCCGCCGGCCTGGTACACCCCGGCGCCCCTGCTCCACGACGAGGAGCAGGCCCGCAGCTATCCGCTGGGCAACCTGAACTGCGGTCTCGCCCACGGCATTCCGGGTCCGCTCGCGCTGATGGCGTTGGCGTCCGGCCAGGGCGTCGAGGTCGACGGGCTCACGCCGGCGGTTCGGGTGCTGGCCCGGTGGCTGCTGTCGCACCGGGAGGACGACGAGGCCGGGCCGAACTGGCCCGCCGTCGTTCCGCTGGTCCACGGCGAGCCGGGGCTGACCGAAGGACGGGCCGGCCGGCCCACCCGCAATGCGTGGTGCTACGGCAGCCCGGGCATCGCCAGGGCACTGTGGCTGGCGGGCCGCGCACTGGACGACGAGGAGCTCCGCCGGACGGCGGTCGAGACGATGGAGGCCGTCTACCGGCGCCCCGTCCACGAGCGGCTCATCGAGTCCCCGACCCTCTGTCACGGCATCGCCGGACTGCTGCAGGTGACACTCCGTTTCGCCCGGGACACCGGATCGCCCGTGTTCACGGAGGCCGCCGCCGACCTCGCCGAGCAGATCCTCGCCCGGGTCGACCCCGAGCGGCCGATGGGGATCGCGGCCGTCGAGCCCGGGGGAAACCTGGTGGACCAGCCCGGGTTCCTCGACGGGGCGAGCGGGGTCGCCCTGGTACTGCTCGCCGCCGCGACGCACCGGGAACCGGTGTGGGACCGCGTACTGGCGCTGTCATGA
- a CDS encoding thiopeptide-type bacteriocin biosynthesis protein, with amino-acid sequence MTTDPPAGGTGRGPLYEPAPWLIVRTPLLPAKATGAVTTANPRDGLADPRVLRALAVASPDLLEALRRPGASTRDAARAELKLARYLIRMSTRPTPYGAFAGVSLAGWGDRTTLTVRNDGDRIRTRPDMGWLTELCLALERDPAVRGESRWTVDTRAVEHHGRLLLSGGGPGPVSVRLTGAVREVLRAARHPVPYTELRRYVLERTAGSPDQVDRLLAQLWQQHLLVTDLRARLTAADPAEDLCRRLTGRAACTREARALAELLGEMAGLDGAPAAQAPARAQEIARRARSLHPVTGPVFQTDMARPLGGGRVCAAVGESCSLAAELLLRLTPYPHGSPGLAAYRAVFTERYGHDREVPVLEMLDERTGIGPLEHAHGSYPAVLPGSGVRRAAVLTDLALTALRDRERVVELDDDTVEALRTWDPASAAAPLSLELSAFVAAASPEAVDRGDFLLVVGPNVGASSAGRSLGRFADLLAPQGAEALRGLGEAEYRGRPDAGQPVEVVYLPENHRMANVVVRPAAHDREIVLDVPPGVPPDRVVPLDDVLVGVRGDRFRLRSRNLGTVLRPTAHHMLNAHRAPAVVRFLDAVSRDGAPEFTSFDWGPAAGFPFLPRMQYGRIVLAPARWLLRPAADGSEGWTSDARTFAACVSGWRMAWSVPPRLYLTMADNRLLLDLDDPRQVEQLRTEARTGQLVLQEALPDTDSAWVPGVDGRFMSEFVVPLVLRPAAVGASRPTAPGLSAANGVVRPTPAHNRTRLPGTDWLFVKFYCDSDREDEMLAGPLRELCEMAEASGLAERWFFIRYADPHPHLRVRWKGAPDALTRHLLPEVTRFASRLTGEGLVSRLVIDTYDRELERYGGTEGTDVSEEIFCADSRAVMRLLAEAGPAHRSADLTELVAVTTDDLLSGLGLSAEDRLRWYSDQARQFYRQARRQGGEDYRVHQQRLRALLGTPEGPALLRNAAAEILRERRTALADAAARLSELAATGRLAAAPDRLFGSYVHLHCNRLLAGRRPSEGRLVQVLQRARKGLSVAPAAR; translated from the coding sequence ATGACCACGGATCCGCCTGCAGGCGGCACCGGTCGCGGCCCGCTCTACGAGCCCGCGCCCTGGCTGATCGTCCGGACACCGCTGCTGCCGGCGAAGGCCACCGGCGCGGTCACCACCGCGAACCCGCGCGACGGCCTCGCCGATCCCCGCGTCCTGCGGGCGCTCGCCGTCGCGAGCCCCGACCTGCTGGAGGCGCTGCGGCGCCCCGGGGCGAGCACCCGCGACGCCGCCCGGGCGGAGTTGAAGCTCGCCCGCTACCTGATCCGGATGAGCACCCGGCCGACCCCGTACGGAGCCTTCGCGGGCGTGTCCCTCGCGGGCTGGGGTGATCGCACGACGCTGACCGTCCGCAACGACGGAGACCGGATCCGCACCCGCCCCGACATGGGCTGGCTCACCGAGCTCTGCCTTGCGTTGGAGCGGGACCCCGCCGTCCGGGGGGAGAGTCGCTGGACGGTCGACACCCGCGCCGTCGAGCACCACGGACGGCTGCTCCTCTCCGGGGGCGGACCGGGGCCCGTGTCGGTCCGGCTGACCGGTGCGGTGCGCGAGGTGCTCCGGGCCGCCCGGCACCCCGTCCCGTACACCGAGTTGCGCCGGTACGTGCTGGAGCGGACCGCCGGCAGCCCGGATCAGGTCGACCGGCTGCTCGCCCAACTGTGGCAACAGCACCTCCTGGTCACGGATCTCAGGGCCAGGCTCACCGCCGCGGACCCGGCCGAGGACCTCTGTCGGCGGCTCACCGGCCGCGCCGCCTGTACCCGGGAGGCCCGGGCGCTCGCCGAACTCCTCGGCGAGATGGCGGGTCTGGACGGCGCTCCCGCCGCGCAGGCGCCGGCCCGGGCGCAGGAGATCGCCCGGCGCGCCAGGAGCCTGCACCCCGTGACCGGACCGGTGTTCCAGACCGACATGGCGCGGCCCCTGGGCGGCGGCCGGGTCTGCGCCGCCGTGGGCGAGTCGTGCTCCCTCGCCGCCGAACTGCTGCTCCGGCTGACGCCGTACCCGCACGGGTCCCCCGGCCTCGCGGCCTACCGGGCGGTGTTCACCGAACGCTACGGACACGATCGCGAGGTCCCCGTGCTGGAGATGCTCGACGAGCGCACCGGGATCGGACCGCTCGAACACGCACACGGGTCGTACCCGGCCGTCCTGCCGGGATCGGGCGTGCGGCGGGCGGCCGTGCTGACGGACCTCGCGCTGACGGCGCTGCGTGACCGCGAGCGCGTGGTCGAGCTGGACGACGACACGGTCGAGGCCCTCCGTACCTGGGATCCGGCCTCGGCAGCGGCGCCGCTCTCGCTCGAGTTGTCCGCCTTCGTCGCGGCGGCGTCGCCGGAGGCGGTGGACCGCGGGGACTTCCTCCTGGTCGTCGGCCCCAACGTAGGAGCCAGCAGCGCGGGCCGATCGCTCGGACGCTTCGCCGACCTGCTCGCTCCGCAGGGGGCGGAGGCGCTCCGCGGTCTCGGCGAGGCCGAGTACCGGGGCCGTCCCGACGCCGGGCAGCCGGTAGAGGTCGTCTACCTGCCCGAGAACCACCGCATGGCCAACGTCGTCGTGCGACCTGCCGCCCATGACCGCGAGATCGTCCTGGACGTCCCGCCGGGGGTGCCCCCGGACCGGGTCGTCCCGCTCGACGACGTCCTGGTCGGCGTCCGTGGCGACCGCTTCCGTCTCCGCTCCCGCAACCTCGGCACGGTTCTGCGCCCGACCGCGCACCACATGCTCAACGCCCATCGGGCACCCGCCGTCGTCCGGTTCCTCGACGCGGTGTCCCGGGACGGGGCGCCGGAGTTCACCTCCTTCGACTGGGGGCCGGCGGCCGGGTTCCCGTTCCTGCCCAGAATGCAGTACGGACGGATCGTCCTCGCACCCGCCCGGTGGCTGCTGAGACCCGCCGCCGACGGCTCCGAGGGGTGGACGAGCGACGCCCGGACCTTCGCGGCGTGCGTGAGCGGGTGGCGCATGGCCTGGTCGGTCCCACCGCGGCTCTACCTGACCATGGCGGACAACCGGCTGCTGCTCGACCTCGACGATCCCCGCCAGGTCGAACAGTTGAGAACGGAGGCCCGCACGGGGCAGCTCGTCCTCCAGGAGGCGCTGCCCGACACCGACTCCGCCTGGGTACCGGGGGTGGACGGCCGTTTCATGAGCGAGTTCGTGGTGCCGCTGGTCCTCCGCCCGGCCGCGGTGGGCGCTTCCCGCCCGACCGCCCCCGGCCTGTCGGCCGCGAACGGCGTGGTGCGCCCCACGCCCGCCCACAACCGGACCAGGCTGCCCGGAACCGACTGGCTGTTCGTCAAGTTCTACTGCGACTCGGACCGGGAGGACGAGATGCTGGCCGGCCCGCTCAGGGAGCTGTGCGAGATGGCCGAGGCGTCCGGGCTCGCCGAGCGGTGGTTCTTCATCCGGTACGCCGACCCGCACCCCCATCTGCGGGTGCGCTGGAAGGGCGCACCGGACGCGCTGACCCGGCACCTGCTCCCGGAGGTCACCCGCTTCGCCTCCCGGCTCACCGGGGAGGGCCTCGTCTCACGCCTCGTGATCGACACGTACGACCGTGAACTCGAGCGGTACGGCGGCACCGAGGGGACCGACGTCAGCGAGGAGATCTTCTGCGCCGACAGCAGGGCCGTGATGCGCCTGCTCGCCGAGGCGGGCCCGGCACACCGTTCGGCGGACCTCACCGAGCTGGTCGCCGTCACCACCGACGACCTGCTGTCCGGGCTCGGGCTCAGCGCCGAGGACCGGCTGCGGTGGTACTCCGACCAGGCCCGGCAGTTCTACCGGCAGGCCCGGCGCCAGGGCGGCGAGGACTACCGCGTCCACCAGCAGCGCCTGCGCGCCCTGCTCGGTACTCCGGAGGGGCCGGCTCTGCTCAGGAACGCAGCGGCGGAGATCCTGCGCGAGCGGCGGACGGCGCTCGCCGACGCCGCGGCCCGGCTGTCCGAGCTGGCGGCCACCGGTCGCCTCGCCGCCGCCCCCGACCGGCTGTTCGGAAGCTACGTCCACCTGCACTGCAACCGGCTGCTCGCCGGACGACGGCCGTCCGAAGGCCGTCTGGTCCAGGTGCTCCAACGCGCCCGGAAGGGCCTGAGCGTGGCGCCTGCCGCACGGTGA